Below is a genomic region from Trichoderma asperellum chromosome 2, complete sequence.
ACAATGAAGTGCTATAAACATCACACACCAATAATTGGGGTTATATAACTCTTTGCTTGCTTTCTAAGTGCTCTATAATAATACAATTCTCAACTCTCTTCATAGTGCTCTGTGATTGAGAAACCAATGCGCGGCATCCTTCACACCGCATTCACCAAGGTATTCAACACCGGGTATCGTCTTGATAAACAAATAACCCGAACAATGTCTACCCATTATGATGCTTTAATTATTGGCTCAGGCCAAGGCGGCACTCCCTTAAGCACCACCTTCGCGCAAGCCAAATATAAAACGGCACTGATTGAAAGCTCACATGTTGGTGGATGCTGTATCAACGAAGGATGTACTCCGACCAAAACTTTGATTGCTTCTGGACGGGTCGCAAATCTTACACGTCGCGGGCCACAGTTCGgtatatatagcagtaaCGTCTCTGGTGCTATTAATAACGAAGTCCGGGTAAATATGGAGATTGTGAGGCAACGCAAACGCGACATTGTCAACAGCTTCCGGTCTGGAAGTGAGCGTAGAGTACGCGAAGCTGGAGTGGAGTTGATCATGGGAACGGCATCCTTTAGAGACGAGCGCACGATTCAAGTGCTCTGTGCAGATGGCGCGCAGAGGGCTCTCACTGCCGATCGCATCTTCATTTGCTGTGGAGAGCGCCCAGCAATACCGACAATAGATGGATTCAATCCTGCCTCATTTCCTCCAGGTGTTATTCTTGACTCGAGTTCTGTTCAAGAACTTGGAGTGGTCCCGTCGCATCTGGTGGTTATTGGAGGAGGATATATCGGGCTCGAATTTGGCCAACTTTTCCGTCGACTAGGTGCCGCCGTTACAATTATACAGCGAGGTGCACAATTGGTTCCCCGTGAAGATTCCGAAGTGGCCGAATCCATGCTCAATATACTACAAGAAGACGGCATCCAAGTTCTCCTTCAAGCTACACCTACAGCGATTCGTGCTACTAACAATCAAGATTCGGCTGCGGCTGTCGCATTGTCAGTCGCAGTTTCAAGCCAAGATAGTCCATCTGAGCTACTCGCCTCTCATGTTCTCTTCGCTGCCGGTCGCACGCCTAACACTGAGACGTTGAATCTAGCTGCAGCAGGCATCAATACTACTGCTCGTGGTCACGTCGTTACCGATACACAGCTGCGCACTACGAACCCTCATGTATGGGCACTAGGCGACGTTAAAGGCGGGCCTGCCTTCACACACGTATCGTATGATGATTTCCGTCTGCTGCGTACTAATTTACTGGAACATGGCACACTCACCACAGTAGACCGGATTTTACCTTATGTCGTCTATACCGATCCGCAGCTTGGCCATGTTGGTTTACATGAGCATGAAGCTCGATCCAAATTTCCTGGGCGGAAGATTCAGGTCGCTAGCATGCCGATGTCTTACGTTGCCCGGGCACTGGAGACGGATGAATCTAGAGGAATGATGAAAGCCGTAGTCGATGCTGAGTCGCAGCAGATTCTTGGATTTACGTGTTTGGGGATAGAGGGAGGCGAAATAATGAGCCTGGtagagatggcgatgattgGAAAAGTTAAATGGCCAGCTCTAAGTAATGCTATATGGGCACACCCATCACTAGCGGAGAGCTTGAACAATATCTGGGGGTTTCTGAAATAGATAAATAGGTTTGCATATTCTACTCATTTTACTACACAATTTTGCTTTTATGGCAGCCTTTTTGTATCATAATCCTGATACATCAACGGTGAAATGCGAGATTAAGGCTCAACACAGGGAAGCAAGGCTGAAATTACGTCACATTGCCCTACAACTCCCTTCGAGTCTGAGTGCCGCAGAGGCGGGTTGACGTAGGCTCGCGTTCATTATTTCCGAATCTTGCGACTCTGTAACATCGCGCGCTCGGGCGGAGATAAGGCATGATAACAACATCCGAATGACTTCAAAGCCCGGGTAGCTGGATTATAAAAAGGTCTTATGCTCCATTGtgaattattatatattatatcctttattaaaaatctaccAATACATACTTCCCACTTCTGCTGAAGCAAACTACAGGGGCAGCAGTACGAGCGCCTAAGCGCACTGTTATCTAATATGGCGGACCTGGAGACAACCTCCCGCGAGACTAATGCCGCGCAATTTATCGAATATATCGCGCCTCGCCGCAACTTATATCCTTTCATTGATCCCACCAAAGCTGATTTAGCTGGGAAATCTGTTTTCATCGCCGGCGCCTCAAAGGGCATTGGAAAGGCCACTGCCATAGCCTTCGCAACTGCTGGCTGCTCTCGGATTGCAATTGCAGCGCGTTCTGGACTAGACGAAGTTACAAAGGCAATTAAGGGTGCTGCGGCTAAAGAAGGCCGACCAGAGCCTTTTGTACTAAGCTTGTCAGTGGACGTAACATCGGAAGAATCAGtgcaagctgcagctgaAACCGTCGCTGAAAAGTTTTCTGGGAGTCTCGATGTTCTAATCTGCAATGCTGGCTATTTGGAAGAGTGGTTTCCAATCGCGGAGTCACGGCCTAACGACTGGTGGAGATCATGGGAAGTTAACGTCAAGGGCACATATCTATGCCATCGGTTCTTCATCCCACTTTTGCTCAAGTCACAGACAAAGACAATAATaaattgcagcagcattggtGGCCATAGAATCATGCAGGGTGCTTCAAGCTACCAGACCGCCAAGTTTGCGCTCGCCAGATTTACCGAATTTGCAGATATGGAGTACTACCAGCAGGGATTGATTGCTATCAACGTACACCCTGGAAGTGTTCCCACAGAATTGGCGCTTAACATGCCTGAATATATGCACAAAGCACTGATTGATCCACCAGAGCTAGCAGCTCATACGTTTGTCTGGCTAATAAAAGAGAGACGTGCGTGGCTGTCTGGTCGGTTCATCAGTGTATGCTGGGATATGGAGGAGctcgagagaaagaaagacgagaTTCTACAGAAGAATGCACTCAAATTTCGTATAGTGCTATAACAGAGAAAACCGGTTGATGGGTTAGAAGAAGACAGATTTGGGAAAGTCATTTGGCGATAGATATACAAATATACTAAGACTTGCTCTCATCTTTGCAAACTTGACCTTGGACTCTAAATGTATCCATCTAGAGCTGGCTTCAATGGTAGTGAACTTTTATAGCTGCCAATCTCGTTTATTAGCCTCCTAGTCAAAACATCAGGAGTGGCAATTGCTTTCCCAGATGGCAGGAGCAAATTACACAGTAGTCactggtctttttttttttctcttacaGAGTCATTGAATAGGATTGAATAGGTATTACAGGGtactagtagtagaagtGTAAAACCATTGAATGCGTTTTATAGCAAATCTTGGCACCAACGATAATCTACCACGCTAGGGCCCGCCAGAATAAACAATTATAGCGCGCTTTTAGCGCCTAGAGATTTTAAGCGAATTATAACCTGTAAGTGGTCTACCTCTGGCGCTCAACGTCAAAAGCTCGGATGTATTCAACAGGGTTGATGTATCATTTATCCACATAATAAGGAAGGACGGATAAACAGCGTGTAGCTACGTCGAAAAGTTACCTTATTGGCAAAACTTAACATATGCTGAATTGAGAGAGAGCTACCAAAATACTACAAATCGTATTTTTTGGAGCTAATCGGTCGCTTTCTTTTCCGTTTTTGAAGCCGCAGATACTATTTCTAGCAGTAGTACATGGCCTACAGGAAAACTCCCGTCGTATAAAACGCTCAATGCCATCTATGCCAGACCCCTGGCAGCTCAGTGGATGATAAATTGCGTAAACGGAGCCAAATATCACTCAATGAGGAGAGAGCAGATTGCGTGATAATTCCAATAATTCCCATCATTTCTCTTTCCACTCAGCGCATCTTGTAGGTTTCTGTCTCTAGAGTGATAGTATTCTATTTTCTCGGTATAGTTTTCGGCCGACATCTCTCTTTACAAGATAGTATTGTGCGATGGAAGCGTATGAGTATAAGATGAGCTTCAACTGCTTGTTTGTAACCCTTCCATCGTCTCAGCCACTGCATCCAGGAAAGGAGCCATCTCATCACCTCGATGGTGACTAGAATCATGAGGCTCCTAGCAGCCCTGGCTCTTCTTGTGCCACTGGTGGCATCGCGTTCTCTAGAACCAGACTCATCAAGCCCACATACTGCTAAAGTCAGCTACGATGGATACCATCTTTACAGAATAAGAGCTGCGGACCAGAAAGAAGCTGAATTCCTCGCGAAGCGATTTGCTACGTACCATACAGAGCTTACTTCTCGTGGGTTTGAGGTCATTATTCCGCCAAATGAAGTTCGCAATTTCAACGAACTGGGTCTCAATGCTCGTCTGCTGAGCGATGATATCGGATCACAAATTCGGGATGAAAGTAAGACACCAACTTACAAGCGCGAACTACACAAAATTGGAGAGCTACCTGATTTGAGCTGGTATGATTCATTTCATGCATATGAAGATCATCTCCAGTACTGGGATGATCTAGTAGCTGCTTTTCCAAATAATTccaaaaagtataatattggTTCTTCATATGAGAACCGTACCATATATGCTTTCCATTTCTTCGGTGATAAGGGTATAAAGGGAGATAAGCCCATCATTTTGTGGCATTCCACTGTTCATGCAAGAGAATGGATCACAACATTGGTACAGTTACCTTGCAttctataaagttataataccATCTAATAGGAAGCTTTTGCAGGTAATCGAATACTGGGCGTGGCAGCTCATTGACGGATACAAATCAAGGGATTCGGACATTACAAAAGTTCTCAACTACTATGACTTCTGGCTTGTTCCATTTCATAATCCAGATGGCAAGTAGAGACTTGATTCAAACGCTTCTGATAAAATGCTAATGCTAGTTCTATCTATCGCACGCAGGCTTCTATTATACTCAAACCACTGATCGAATGTGGAGGAAGAACCGCCTGCCTCGTAGCAACACAACTTGCATAGGAACAGATCTTAACCGTAATTGGAAGTTTGAGTGGGGAGGGGAGCCAGGAACGGGAGCCGCATCTACAGATCCATGTGATGATACTTTCCAGGGCCTAGGCCCAGGTGATACACCCGAGAATATCGTACTATCAGGTCTCTCGGATAAACTTGGGGCATCACGGAAAGGGATTCGCTCGTATATTGATCTTCACAGTTATGGTCAAAAGATTTTAACGCCACCAGGGTGGACATGCAATACCTCTCAGTACCCACCTACACTCCCTCGGATGATTGAGGTTGCAGAGGGTTTTGCCAACTCTGTACAAGGGTATGACAGCCGCAATGAAACTTACCAATATGGAGCGGGCTGTGATATTGAGTATTATTCGGCTGGTAATGGCCGTGACCACCACTATGGCGTTTATGGCGCAAATCACTCCTGGACTCTAGAACTAGACCCAGTGACATCTAGCCAAGGTGGCTTTGTCCTGCCTCCGGAAAACATTTGGCCTGTTGTGCAGGAACAGTGGGCTGGGGTGCTTTGGCTGCTCAATGACGTTTGGCTCAATTAGTCGAAACTGGGTGGAACAGGCTACAATACGCAAGGTACATTTTCATCAATTTGACCAATTGGCCATAGTTGACAAGTTGCATCCtcgggaaagggaaaagaatcGCATTAGTAACGTCATTTTATAACCCCTTACCCTGCTGAATATCAGGGCTGAGCTATTGTATTAATGTATATTTGACTCAAATAGCAATCTTGTTGAAGTGTAAGAGTAAGAGTTTCCAGTAACTTGCAAGCAAAGTATCTTGAAACCATGTAGTATTCTTGGAATACTGTCTGTCTGCCAAATTTTCCCAAGGTCACCTGAGGTTTCCATTTAAAAATATCACTAATAGTGTATATGTTAATTGATGGCGAGTAACCCCTTCCGTAAACTTATATGTAATCTAGGAGCTCGCAAAAGGGCACATTATAGGACCGATCTTGGAATTTTCCAAAAACGGCAACAATGCCCGTCTTTAGACAAGGTTAAGACGTTTCCAGCAGCATATCGCTATCTGAATGAAATTATAACGATGTGGTTGTAAACACTTGACATTAGCCGCTTagtttcttttaattaataatcttGATTAATGAACAGCCATTTCCAATGTCTGGTATCCATTCTTACCCACAGTATAATTGCCAATCTTGGTGATTAATCGCGAAGACTACCGCAACTTATTCCCTCCATCATAGAAGACAATCACAAACCGAAAAATGTATAAAGGATATATCTGGTTGAAGCTGAAATACTTATTTGGATTCATGACTCTACAAGTTTCATTCATCCACTTTTTTGCTTCAAAACCATGGCGAGAAAATCGTAACGGTTGTTGGTGCCACCAGTGTTCAAGGCGGATCTATTATTGATGAACTCCTCAACGACGATAGATATCATATCCGTGATGTTACTAGGAGCCTCGAAAGCCGGCCTGCCAAAGCCCTTGCCACTAGAGGCGTTGAAGTTGTTCAGGCTACAACTGATGACATTTTGTCTTTGGCCGAATCATTTCAAGGACCATCTGTTGTATTTGGGGTAATGGACTTTTTCAGCCTCTTTACTACGCCATGGCGCTCTAAGAGCCATGGAAATTGAGTCTTGTCAAGCCCTCAACCTGGCAAAAGCGGCTGCTGCAACGCCAACACTTGAACACTATATTTGGTCAACCCTGCCTGATGCAAAAACACAAAGTTCAGGAAAGTTTTTGGTCCCTCATTTTGAAAGGCAAGAATATTGCCCACCGCTTCATTCTGTCGCAGCCTGAATTACTCTCTAAAACCACGTTTCTTATCCTGGGCTACTATGCAGCAAAACTTCTACTGGCAAACACATAGGCCAATTTTTATTCCAACGGCTGACAAGTATATTCAGCTGAATGGGTACCCGGCTAATACGCTCCTGCGTCCGATTGGTGAtgctaaaaagaatattGGAGTTTTCATAAGGGCTATCATGGAGCAGCCGCGCAAGACTTTGCCTGGAAAGTACGTACGGGCTCACACGGAAAGCATTACCAGTGGGGAAATACTACAACGGTGGGACGAAGCTCAGGGGAAAGGGGCAGAATATATTGAACTTGAGCCATCGgagtttaataaaatatgGCCAGATTGGGCAGAAGAATAGGGATCATGATGCAATACTTTGGGTGGGCTAAAACGGCCAGGACGCAAAACAAAGGCCACATAACGCGAGAGGATCTGGGAATAACCTCGGGGCTTGTAGATATTAAAGAGGCATTCTCTACAATGGAGTTCTAGGTATTAAAATACATAAATGAAGAAGTATTTTGGCGGTCACAACAAGCCTAGCCGATGTTCTATTTGCTAGCCCATCTGATAGTTGCAAGCAGTCTCTTAAGATCGGTGCGGGTACGGATTACCTAATGCCCGCAATACAGCTTTCGCACTGAACCTGCGGGGTAAATCCAAACTATTGCAGCAAGCATAtatctacggagtactgaGAACTGGCTCTACCAACCGTGGTATAAAGCCGCACCTCATGGAGACTTCTTCGCATCTTTAGCGGAGGGTATTATATCTAGATCTTCATTCAGCTATTGGCCAAGGCTGTAAAAATGTTGCCACCGCATTCTCTTCTCCCGTCGAGGATGCTCATAAGGTCTCTGTTGGTAGCTGGGATCACTAGCCACCCGATGCTGCTTGCTCCCGGGCTTTCCATCTTGAATTTCCTATCTCAACCACGTGGCCCTCTTTTTAACATCGAGAGAAACCCCATATTACATACTATACTGAAAAGTTTGTTGTATAACCACTTCTGTGCAGGAGAAAACGCCAGCGAAGTCAAAGCTACGATCCAAAACATAAAGAGTATGGGATTCCGCGGCGTAATCCTAACTTACGCCAAGGAAACCTCTGGAAAGACTTCTAATGAGAGGGTTTTGTCTAACGATGAGTCACAAAGTGTTGATGCTGAGATTATGGCTTGGCATCAAGGCGTACTGCAAACAGTCAAGATGATCGGCGATGGCGACTTCTTAGCATTAAAGTAAGATTTTTACCATTTATGAGTGCTGATAGCATTCTAATGCATCTGGGAGAACAGATTAACTGGAGCTGGGGAAGCAGTAACAACTGCCCTTTCATTGGCAAAGCCTCTTCCTAAACAGATGGAGAACGCTTTGCTCGATATCTGTGATGAAGCAATTAGTCGGCATGTAAATGTGTTCTTGGATGCAGAGCAACATCACGTTCAGCCAGGCATTGACAAAGTTGCTCTATATTTGATGCGCCGTTATAATCGAGGTGGCGTAGCTGTGGTGTTCAATACGTATCAGGGGTATCTAAAGTCAACTCCACGTATCATTCTTGATCATTTGCACAACGCGAGGGAAGAACAATTCGTTATCGGCATTAAATTAGTCCGCGGCGCATATATGAGCACGGAGCCTCGCCATCTCATACACGAtacaaaagaagagacagaTATATCTTACGACAGTATTGCTGAGGGACTTATTCAAGGTCAATATGCGAATTGGACACAAGACGAGGCTTTTAGTTCTCCGAAACTAGAGCTATTTCTTGCAACTCATAACCGCCCGAGTACTATCAAGGCACAAAAGCTACAAAACTTCCGAATGCATGCCCAGCTACCTCTTATTCGAATTCAATATGGTCAACTACTAGGAATGGCAGATGAAGTAAGCTTGACGCTTCTTCAGTTGAACAAGGAAGATACCTCAGGTAAGCCGTTCGCGGCTACAGAAGTATATAAATGTCTTACATGGGGTACACTGAACGACTGCATTTTTTACCTCTTACGACGCGCCAACGAGAACAAAGACGCTGTGACGAGAACTTTAGCGGAATACAAGGCCTTAAAACGAGAAGCACTAAGGAGAATGACGAATATTTTCTCGTCATAGCGATCGCGGGGGGTCGCTTGTGAATCTGCTTTGGATATAGCAGTTCGTGAAAATTaaacttctttcttttagaaaaaataaataggcAATGTAGAAAACTCATGTCTTTTGATCGCCCCATATATTAAATTGAGTACCAATTCCAAATAATTGCGCAATAGCAGGCAGCTTACATCTGCTTACGCACCAAAACAAAATCCCGGAGACGTGGTTTGAATTTTTATCTGAAGTATATTTAAGCCACTTGTTTGCCTGTGCGGGGCATCCAAGCGTATTATAAAGCAGGAAATTGCATCAAGGCGCACATCAATCACGCATTAGCTGCCTATAAAGAGGACAAATCCTTCTTGTCTTTATTTTCGACTTTGCATGATATAgcatttttatcttttctaaTTGATGTATTTGAGCGGATACTCTCCACGCAGTCAATTATTCCATCGCGCAAGAAATGGCCGCAACTATCAAGCTTTATACCAATCATGGCTGCCCTTGTAAGCTGCATGCTGGAAAATATGCATGTGTGTCATTGAGCTGATAAGGAATGACAGGGGCTCACCGGGCTCATATTGCATTGAATGAGCTGAAGCTACcgtttgaagaagaaatcattGATCTTAGCGTTCCTCGTACACAAGAATACCTGGCTATTAATCCCCGCGGTCTTGTTCCCAGCCTTTCATATAACGGCCAAATTATTACGGAATCTGCGATCGTCGCCCAATTTCTAGCTGATGCTTATCCATCTCATTTAACCCCCACCGGTGGCACGCCAGAAGCAGCTCTTGCTCGTACTAGAATTAATTTCTTTGTCGATACATATTTTACCAAGGCAAATTCTCAATACCAAAAAGCCATCTTTGCCAAAACAAACGAggaggctgaagaggcggCTCAGGAGTTCGTAAAGCAACTTGAGAAAGAGGTTGAACCCCTACTGAGCGACGCGGCACCGTATTTTGGAGGCAGTAAGGCATTGACACTGGCCGAAGTATGTTgcatgaagatggaagatgtgGCCATACTAACTTTGAATAGGTCCTTACCGGCTCATTCATTCTTAGACTATTGGCTCTTCCGAAGAATGGGGTTGGACCGGAGAGCTTGATCAAAGACTTACCTACTAAGACTCCCAATTTCTATAAGTGGGCCAACGCCGTGATTGAGCACCCTAGCGTGAACAGCATCTGGGATGAGGAAAAAGTGGTGTCCAAGACCAAGCTCATACTTGCGAAACGGAAGGCTTAAGAGTTACCATCGCGAGATGCAATCTCTCGTTATTAGTGAGATAATAAAGTTACAACATTAAATATGCTAAATAAGAGCATTGATATACGAGAGCTTTAAGAAAAATTGCAAAGATCAGCGTAAATGTCACAGTAAGACATGCGCCTGTCCAAGGGGCGGCATTTGTATTTCTATAATCTGGGACACTATCCAAACCCTAGAAACAGCCAATTGAAACAGGCAAATGACTTCACCAATGCTGGTTTTATACTGTATGGATGGGCCGGAGAAGGGGGTGTTAGCCCTAGCTACTGGTACACCCAGCATTGCTCACCAGCAATACCTATAGGT
It encodes:
- a CDS encoding uncharacterized protein (EggNog:ENOG41) translates to MRGILHTAFTKVFNTGYRLDKQITRTMSTHYDALIIGSGQGGTPLSTTFAQAKYKTALIESSHVGGCCINEGCTPTKTLIASGRVANLTRRGPQFGIYSSNVSGAINNEVRVNMEIVRQRKRDIVNSFRSGSERRVREAGVELIMGTASFRDERTIQVLCADGAQRALTADRIFICCGERPAIPTIDGFNPASFPPGVILDSSSVQELGVVPSHLVVIGGGYIGLEFGQLFRRLGAAVTIIQRGAQLVPREDSEVAESMLNILQEDGIQVLLQATPTAIRATNNQDSAAAVALSVAVSSQDSPSELLASHVLFAAGRTPNTETLNLAAAGINTTARGHVVTDTQLRTTNPHVWALGDVKGGPAFTHVSYDDFRLLRTNLLEHGTLTTVDRILPYVVYTDPQLGHVGLHEHEARSKFPGRKIQVASMPMSYVARALETDESRGMMKAVVDAESQQILGFTCLGIEGGEIMSLVEMAMIGKVKWPALSNAIWAHPSLAESLNNIWGFLK
- a CDS encoding uncharacterized protein (EggNog:ENOG41), which translates into the protein MADLETTSRETNAAQFIEYIAPRRNLYPFIDPTKADLAGKSVFIAGASKGIGKATAIAFATAGCSRIAIAARSGLDEVTKAIKGAAAKEGRPEPFVLSLSVDVTSEESVQAAAETVAEKFSGSLDVLICNAGYLEEWFPIAESRPNDWWRSWEVNVKGTYLCHRFFIPLLLKSQTKTIINCSSIGGHRIMQGASSYQTAKFALARFTEFADMEYYQQGLIAINVHPGSVPTELALNMPEYMHKALIDPPELAAHTFVWLIKERRAWLSGRFISVCWDMEELERKKDEILQKNALKFRIVL
- a CDS encoding uncharacterized protein (EggNog:ENOG41~SECRETED:SignalP(1-16)~MEROPS:MER0003908), which translates into the protein MRLLAALALLVPLVASRSLEPDSSSPHTAKVSYDGYHLYRIRAADQKEAEFLAKRFATYHTELTSRGFEVIIPPNEVRNFNELGLNARLLSDDIGSQIRDESKTPTYKRELHKIGELPDLSWYDSFHAYEDHLQYWDDLVAAFPNNSKKYNIGSSYENRTIYAFHFFGDKGIKGDKPIILWHSTVHAREWITTLVIEYWAWQLIDGYKSRDSDITKVLNYYDFWLVPFHNPDGK
- a CDS encoding uncharacterized protein (EggNog:ENOG41~MEROPS:MER0003908), translated to MWRKNRLPRSNTTCIGTDLNRNWKFEWGGEPGTGAASTDPCDDTFQGLGPGDTPENIVLSGLSDKLGASRKGIRSYIDLHSYGQKILTPPGWTCNTSQYPPTLPRMIEVAEGFANSVQGYDSRNETYQYGAGCDIEYYSAGNGRDHHYGVYGANHSWTLELDPVTSSQGGFVLPPENIWPVVQEQWAGVLWLLNDVWLN
- a CDS encoding uncharacterized protein (TransMembrane:1 (i12-39o)), translated to MLPPHSLLPSRMLIRSLLVAGITSHPMLLAPGLSILNFLSQPRGPLFNIERNPILHTILKSLLYNHFCAGENASEVKATIQNIKSMGFRGVILTYAKETSGKTSNERVLSNDESQSVDAEIMAWHQGVLQTVKMIGDGDFLALKLTGAGEAVTTALSLAKPLPKQMENALLDICDEAISRHVNVFLDAEQHHVQPGIDKVALYLMRRYNRGGVAVVFNTYQGYLKSTPRIILDHLHNAREEQFVIGIKLVRGAYMSTEPRHLIHDTKEETDISYDSIAEGLIQGQYANWTQDEAFSSPKLELFLATHNRPSTIKAQKLQNFRMHAQLPLIRIQYGQLLGMADEVSLTLLQLNKEDTSGKPFAATEVYKCLTWGTLNDCIFYLLRRANENKDAVTRTLAEYKALKREALRRMTNIFSS